In the Bradyrhizobium guangzhouense genome, one interval contains:
- a CDS encoding LLM class flavin-dependent oxidoreductase — MMSARLRVFPAISRNRDPKKYVGELMRVAEFADRNGFEGILLFEGNDVFVEPWAMAQHIMAATTRSSPLIAVNPVYMHPYTAAKFVSSFAQLYSRKVYLNMITGTAISDLQGLGDDQSHADRYVRLDEFVSLMRQLLSSPRPVNVDGRFYRASNLQLRPRLPAELMPEFLIAGQSDAARRVAEETGCIKMQMLPPDLDRGLNASGMNFGIFAREGREEARQAAKTRFRDNPDDRELLALTVENSDSVWKRLMYEGQSGELADNGYWLLPYLTFQADCPYLVGSYAEIGAKLKQFAAKGLTTVMLDMVADEAEMQHVCNALEASGMF; from the coding sequence GTGATGTCGGCGCGGCTGCGCGTGTTTCCTGCGATCTCGCGCAACCGCGATCCCAAAAAATATGTCGGCGAGCTGATGCGGGTGGCTGAGTTCGCGGACCGCAACGGCTTCGAGGGCATTTTGCTGTTCGAAGGCAATGACGTCTTCGTCGAGCCTTGGGCGATGGCCCAGCACATCATGGCGGCGACGACGCGATCCTCGCCACTGATCGCCGTCAACCCCGTCTACATGCACCCGTACACGGCGGCGAAGTTCGTTTCGTCCTTTGCGCAGCTCTACAGCCGCAAGGTCTATCTCAACATGATCACGGGGACCGCGATCAGCGACCTGCAGGGGCTCGGCGACGATCAGTCTCACGCCGACCGGTATGTCAGGCTAGACGAGTTCGTCAGCCTGATGCGACAGCTGCTGTCGAGCCCGCGCCCGGTGAATGTCGACGGCCGGTTCTATCGCGCCAGCAATCTGCAACTGCGGCCGCGCCTGCCGGCCGAGCTGATGCCGGAGTTCTTGATCGCGGGGCAATCGGACGCCGCCAGGCGCGTCGCCGAGGAGACCGGCTGCATCAAGATGCAGATGTTGCCGCCCGACCTCGATCGCGGGCTCAACGCGTCGGGCATGAACTTCGGCATCTTCGCGCGCGAGGGTCGCGAGGAGGCGCGGCAGGCGGCGAAGACCCGTTTCCGCGACAATCCCGACGATCGCGAGCTGCTCGCGCTGACCGTCGAAAATTCAGATTCCGTCTGGAAGCGGCTGATGTACGAGGGCCAGAGCGGCGAGCTCGCCGACAATGGCTATTGGCTGCTGCCCTACCTCACCTTCCAGGCCGACTGCCCCTATCTCGTCGGCAGTTATGCCGAGATCGGCGCCAAGCTGAAGCAGTTTGCGGCGAAGGGGCTGACCACGGTCATGCTCGACATGGTCGCTGACGAGGCCGAGATGCAGCACGTTTGCAACGCGCTCGAGGCGAGCGGGATGTTTTGA
- a CDS encoding histone deacetylase family protein, with protein MKAVHTELHRSHDPQFFLVRGVVKRTTEQPERADRLLKGLKDGKHQLVEPTKFGQGPRARIHSPEYLSFLSEAWDAWTALGDSGPEMIGNIHPVRHAATYPTHIVGKLGWHTADTAAPIGPGTWAAACAATDVAVTAAQMVMDGEDAVYALCRPPGHHAYRDMAGGFCFLNNSAIAAAHLRQKHERVVILDVDVHHGNGTQGIFYARPDVYTISIHADPVAYYPYVWGYAHERGEGAGLGANLNISLAIGTGDDGYLRAMDVARKAIESFSPGAVVIALGLDASEHDPLKGLAVTTSGFRRIGQAIAKLGLPTVFVQEGGYLSDILGANLTSVLAGFEEAR; from the coding sequence CACGATCCGCAATTCTTCCTGGTTCGTGGCGTCGTCAAGCGCACCACCGAGCAGCCCGAGCGCGCCGACCGCCTGCTCAAGGGGTTGAAGGACGGCAAGCATCAACTGGTCGAGCCGACCAAGTTCGGCCAGGGCCCGCGCGCACGCATTCACAGCCCGGAATATCTGTCGTTCCTGAGCGAAGCCTGGGATGCCTGGACGGCACTCGGCGATTCCGGTCCGGAGATGATCGGCAACATCCATCCCGTCCGCCACGCCGCGACCTATCCCACCCATATCGTCGGCAAGCTCGGCTGGCACACCGCCGATACAGCGGCCCCGATCGGTCCTGGCACCTGGGCTGCGGCCTGCGCCGCGACGGATGTTGCGGTCACAGCGGCCCAGATGGTGATGGACGGCGAGGATGCAGTCTATGCGCTCTGCCGTCCGCCCGGCCACCATGCCTATCGCGATATGGCCGGCGGCTTCTGCTTCCTCAACAACAGCGCCATCGCGGCGGCGCATCTCCGGCAAAAGCACGAGCGCGTCGTGATCCTCGACGTCGATGTCCATCACGGCAACGGCACGCAAGGCATCTTTTACGCGCGGCCGGACGTCTACACGATCTCGATCCACGCCGATCCGGTCGCCTATTATCCCTATGTGTGGGGCTACGCGCATGAGCGCGGCGAGGGCGCCGGCCTCGGCGCCAATCTCAACATTTCCCTGGCGATCGGCACCGGCGATGACGGCTATCTCAGGGCGATGGACGTCGCGCGCAAGGCGATCGAATCCTTCTCACCCGGCGCAGTCGTGATCGCGCTCGGCCTCGATGCCTCCGAGCACGATCCGCTGAAGGGGCTTGCCGTCACCACCTCAGGCTTCCGTCGCATCGGCCAGGCCATTGCGAAGCTGGGCCTGCCGACCGTGTTCGTGCAGGAGGGCGGCTATCTCTCGGACATTCTCGGCGCCAACCTGACCTCGGTACTGGCGGGCTTCGAAGAGGCGCGGTGA